In Gemmatimonadetes bacterium T265, one DNA window encodes the following:
- a CDS encoding phosphonate ABC transporter ATP-binding protein, with protein MLAALSAGRAARAQLTIRVTGVPAVTGPNAVIHVAGTFNGWNPAAPDAVLAARPDGGYALTLPDSVRGAVAFKFTLGSWKAVEVAAGGGDVANRTILVPATGAITYTATIAAWRDSTASVAPKPSTASPSVSTLGDSVLIPQLGRTRRVWLYLPPGYARSAARYPVLYLQDGQNVFDAATSFAGEWGVDESLDSLRALGDPGAIVVAVDNGGSHRLDEYDPWKSADPRYGGGEGDAYVDFLARTLKPYVDAHYRTRPDREHTGVLGSSMGGLISLYAALKYPEVFGRAGVFSCACWIARPQLLAYARRVRPLHPPARFYFVSGTHETADDEPARDQQAVVDALAAAGFPTGVAVVSVVRADGQHAEWFWRREFPAAYAWLFGGGPAADPLRAPAFPRRSGSR; from the coding sequence GTGCTCGCCGCGCTGTCCGCCGGCCGCGCGGCGCGGGCGCAGCTGACGATCCGCGTGACGGGCGTGCCGGCCGTCACGGGGCCGAACGCCGTCATCCACGTCGCGGGCACGTTCAACGGGTGGAATCCGGCCGCGCCGGACGCCGTACTCGCGGCGCGGCCGGACGGCGGGTACGCGCTCACCCTCCCCGACTCGGTGCGCGGAGCGGTCGCGTTCAAGTTCACCCTCGGCTCGTGGAAGGCCGTCGAAGTCGCGGCCGGCGGCGGCGACGTCGCCAACCGCACGATCCTCGTCCCCGCGACCGGCGCCATCACCTACACGGCGACCATCGCCGCGTGGCGGGACAGCACGGCCTCCGTCGCGCCGAAGCCCTCCACCGCCTCGCCCTCCGTCTCGACCCTCGGCGACAGTGTCCTAATTCCGCAGCTGGGCCGCACGCGCCGCGTCTGGCTCTACCTCCCGCCCGGCTACGCGAGGTCGGCGGCGCGCTACCCCGTGCTCTACCTGCAGGACGGGCAGAACGTCTTCGACGCCGCGACGAGCTTCGCCGGCGAGTGGGGGGTCGACGAGTCGCTCGACTCGCTCCGCGCGCTCGGCGATCCGGGGGCGATCGTCGTCGCCGTCGACAACGGCGGGTCGCACCGGCTGGACGAGTACGACCCGTGGAAGAGCGCCGACCCGCGCTACGGCGGCGGGGAGGGGGACGCGTACGTCGACTTCCTCGCGCGGACGCTCAAGCCGTACGTCGACGCGCACTACCGCACGCGCCCCGACCGCGAACACACCGGAGTCCTCGGCTCGAGCATGGGCGGGCTGATCTCACTCTACGCCGCGCTCAAGTACCCCGAGGTGTTCGGCCGCGCGGGGGTGTTCTCGTGCGCGTGCTGGATCGCGCGCCCACAGCTCCTCGCCTACGCGCGGCGCGTTAGGCCGTTGCATCCGCCCGCTCGCTTCTACTTCGTGAGCGGCACGCACGAGACGGCGGACGACGAGCCCGCGCGCGACCAGCAGGCGGTCGTCGACGCGCTCGCCGCGGCGGGGTTCCCGACCGGCGTGGCGGTCGTGTCGGTCGTCCGGGCTGACGGCCAGCACGCGGAGTGGTTCTGGCGGCGCGAGTTTCCGGCCGCCTACGCGTGGCTGTTCGGGGGCGGGCCGGCCGCGGACCCGCTCAGGGCACCCGCGTTCCCTCGGCGATCCGGAAGTCGTTAG
- the msrA_1 gene encoding peptide methionine sulfoxide reductase MsrA: MSTEYVTTTPPVAAGRQTEVAVLAGGCFWGVEEILRAVPGVLDTDVGYTGGWLKNPRYHDTHDSKSGHAESVRITFDPSVLSYESLLENWFFKLHDPTTLNRQGNDVGTQYRSAVFPQSPEQEATARRVIERVNASGRWRRPVTTTIEPAATWYSAEREHQDYLQRNPGGYTCHWMRE, from the coding sequence ATGAGCACCGAGTACGTCACGACCACCCCTCCCGTCGCCGCGGGCCGGCAGACCGAAGTCGCCGTGCTCGCCGGCGGCTGCTTCTGGGGCGTCGAGGAGATCCTGCGCGCCGTGCCCGGCGTGCTCGACACCGACGTCGGCTACACTGGCGGCTGGCTCAAGAACCCGCGCTACCACGACACGCACGACAGCAAGTCGGGACACGCGGAGTCGGTGCGCATCACCTTCGACCCGTCGGTACTGAGCTACGAGTCGCTGCTCGAGAACTGGTTCTTCAAGCTGCACGACCCGACCACGCTCAACCGGCAGGGGAACGACGTCGGCACGCAGTACCGCTCGGCCGTCTTCCCGCAGAGCCCCGAGCAGGAGGCGACCGCGCGGCGGGTGATCGAGCGCGTGAACGCATCGGGGCGGTGGCGGCGGCCGGTCACGACGACGATCGAGCCCGCGGCCACGTGGTACAGCGCGGAGCGGGAGCACCAGGACTACCTGCAGCGGAATCCGGGCGGGTATACCTGTCACTGGATGCGGGAGTGA
- a CDS encoding glucokinase encodes MSAGASGDAPRYVVGVDLGGTNISVGAVEAASGRAVAVHTGLTRADLGAAAVVDRIVGMIETTLVGAMAAEGVPRAAFAGVGVGSPGALDRARGVVVVAHNLGWHDLPLRALIAERVGLPAALDNDANCATLGEWWTGAARGARHVVGITLGTGIGGGLILDGRLFHGASDVAGEVGHTTIETAGRRCTCGNYGCLEAYASGPNIALRAREALEVQDEAAAPSILPDLAGGDPARITAATVYDASDRGDALAREVVRDTARFLGAGVANLLNVYNPDVVVLAGGVARAGEALFGPLRAEVRRRAFRPAVEAARIVPGALDGTAGVVGAARMFLEQRALD; translated from the coding sequence GTGAGCGCGGGCGCGAGCGGGGACGCCCCGCGCTACGTCGTGGGGGTGGACCTCGGGGGGACGAACATCAGCGTGGGCGCGGTCGAGGCGGCGAGCGGGCGCGCGGTGGCCGTGCACACGGGGCTCACGCGGGCGGATCTCGGCGCCGCGGCCGTCGTCGACCGGATCGTCGGGATGATCGAGACGACGCTCGTCGGCGCGATGGCGGCGGAGGGCGTGCCGCGCGCGGCGTTCGCGGGGGTCGGCGTGGGCTCGCCGGGCGCGCTCGACCGGGCGCGCGGGGTCGTCGTCGTCGCGCACAACCTCGGCTGGCACGACCTGCCGCTGCGCGCGCTGATCGCCGAGCGGGTGGGGCTGCCGGCGGCGCTCGACAACGACGCGAACTGCGCGACGTTAGGCGAGTGGTGGACGGGGGCGGCCCGGGGCGCGCGCCACGTCGTCGGGATCACGCTCGGGACGGGGATCGGGGGCGGGCTGATTCTCGACGGCCGGCTCTTCCACGGCGCCTCCGACGTGGCCGGCGAGGTGGGCCACACGACGATCGAGACGGCGGGGCGGCGGTGCACCTGCGGCAACTACGGCTGCCTGGAGGCGTACGCGTCGGGGCCGAACATCGCGCTGCGGGCGCGCGAGGCGCTCGAGGTGCAGGACGAGGCGGCCGCGCCGTCGATCCTCCCCGACCTCGCGGGCGGGGACCCGGCGCGGATCACGGCCGCGACGGTGTACGACGCGAGCGACCGAGGCGACGCGCTCGCGCGCGAGGTGGTGCGCGACACGGCCCGCTTCCTCGGCGCCGGGGTGGCGAACCTGCTGAACGTGTACAACCCGGACGTCGTGGTGCTCGCGGGCGGGGTGGCGCGCGCGGGCGAGGCGCTCTTCGGGCCGCTGCGGGCGGAGGTGCGGCGGCGGGCGTTCCGGCCGGCGGTCGAGGCGGCGCGGATCGTCCCGGGCGCGCTCGACGGCACGGCGGGGGTGGTGGGGGCGGCGCGGATGTTCCTGGAGCAGCGGGCGTTGGATTAG
- a CDS encoding beta-N-acetylhexosaminidase: MRRKASPVAGALGTALLVLTAGAAAGAQSAADTAVVDSAGAIAVIPRPARLEAGRGRFVLTERTVVWTDAAGEAVARQFARDLEPATGFALAVRVGGAVPAGAVVFRRDPSLRRLGPEGYALDVRPGGVVARAPEAAGLFYAVQTMRQLLPPAAGRAAPIAPGPNVTWGMPAVRVEDAPRFAWRGAHLDVARHFMPKAFVERYIDLIARYKMNTFHWHLTDDQGWRFEVKKYPRLTQVGAWRAQSIVGRQHLQRDTTQWRYDGEPHGGYYTQDDAREVVAYARARFVTVVPEIEMPGHAVAAVAAYPELGLTGAPTTVATRWGVFPEILNARPATVRFMQDVLTEVMGVFPGPYVHVGGDEANKAKWKTDPEIQARIRELGLKNEDELQSWFIRQMDAFLTAHGRRMVGWDEILEGGLAPNAVVMSWRGTRGGVEAARAGHDVVMTPTSHTYLDYYQSRDMAAEPIALGGYLPLDTVYAYDPVPAELGPREARHVLGTQAQLWTEYVRDPRKAEYMLFPRVSALAEVAWTPKDRRDFADYRRRLAVELERLQAMDVNFRPLAGPVRP, translated from the coding sequence ATGCGGCGTAAGGCGAGTCCGGTGGCGGGCGCGCTCGGCACGGCCCTGCTCGTCCTCACCGCGGGCGCCGCGGCCGGCGCGCAGTCGGCCGCCGACACGGCGGTGGTCGACAGCGCCGGCGCGATCGCCGTGATCCCGCGCCCCGCGCGGCTCGAGGCCGGGCGCGGGCGGTTCGTGCTCACCGAGCGCACGGTGGTCTGGACCGACGCGGCGGGGGAGGCGGTGGCGCGGCAGTTCGCGCGCGACCTCGAGCCGGCGACCGGGTTCGCGCTCGCGGTGCGCGTCGGCGGCGCCGTGCCCGCGGGCGCGGTCGTCTTCCGGCGCGACCCCTCGCTCCGCCGGCTCGGCCCCGAGGGGTACGCGCTCGACGTGCGGCCGGGCGGCGTCGTGGCGCGCGCGCCCGAGGCGGCCGGGCTTTTCTACGCCGTGCAGACGATGCGGCAGCTGCTGCCGCCCGCGGCCGGGCGCGCGGCGCCGATCGCGCCGGGGCCTAACGTGACCTGGGGCATGCCCGCGGTACGGGTCGAGGACGCGCCGCGCTTCGCCTGGCGCGGCGCGCACCTCGACGTCGCGCGCCACTTCATGCCGAAGGCGTTCGTCGAGCGCTACATCGACCTCATCGCGCGCTACAAGATGAACACCTTCCACTGGCACCTCACCGACGACCAGGGGTGGCGGTTCGAGGTCAAGAAGTACCCGCGCCTCACGCAGGTCGGCGCGTGGCGGGCGCAGTCGATCGTCGGGCGGCAGCACCTGCAGCGCGACACGACGCAGTGGCGCTACGACGGCGAGCCGCACGGCGGCTACTACACGCAGGACGACGCGCGCGAGGTCGTCGCCTACGCGCGCGCGCGCTTCGTCACGGTCGTGCCCGAGATCGAGATGCCCGGCCACGCCGTCGCGGCGGTCGCCGCCTACCCGGAGCTCGGCCTAACCGGCGCGCCGACCACCGTCGCGACGCGCTGGGGCGTCTTTCCCGAGATCCTCAACGCGCGCCCGGCGACCGTGCGCTTCATGCAGGACGTGCTCACCGAGGTGATGGGCGTCTTCCCCGGCCCGTACGTGCACGTGGGCGGCGACGAGGCGAACAAGGCGAAGTGGAAGACGGACCCCGAGATCCAGGCGCGCATCCGCGAGCTGGGGCTCAAGAACGAGGACGAGCTGCAGAGCTGGTTCATCCGCCAGATGGACGCGTTCCTCACCGCGCACGGCCGGCGGATGGTCGGGTGGGACGAGATCCTCGAGGGCGGCCTCGCGCCGAACGCGGTCGTGATGTCTTGGCGCGGCACCCGCGGCGGAGTCGAGGCCGCGCGCGCCGGGCACGACGTCGTGATGACGCCCACCAGCCACACCTACCTCGACTACTACCAGTCGCGCGACATGGCGGCCGAGCCGATCGCGCTCGGTGGGTACCTCCCGCTCGACACGGTCTACGCGTACGACCCCGTGCCGGCCGAGTTGGGGCCGCGGGAGGCGCGGCACGTGCTCGGCACCCAGGCGCAGCTCTGGACCGAGTACGTGCGGGATCCGCGGAAGGCGGAGTACATGCTGTTCCCGCGCGTGTCCGCGCTGGCCGAGGTGGCGTGGACGCCCAAGGACCGGCGCGACTTCGCCGACTACCGGCGGCGGCTCGCGGTGGAGCTGGAGCGGCTGCAGGCGATGGACGTCAACTTCCGCCCGCTCGCCGGGCCGGTGCGGCCGTGA
- a CDS encoding glucosamine-6-phosphate deaminase, which yields MTATQRPDVVSFRPRAATAPAAPAGLTAREHIRTVIVDDHDDIARLVAGRIADLIRERRAEGRRTVLGLATGSTPIGVYRELIRMHREEGLSFADVVTFNLDEYYPMAKDSLHAYHRYMWENFFDHVDVDPANVHLPDGTTPRDRLDEACLQYEAAIADAGGIDFQLLGIGKTGHIGFNEPGSGVESRTRLVHLDRVTRLDAAADFFGEEYVPREAVTMGVATILAAREIAILATGEHKAAIVRRAVEGEVDLEVAATFLQRHPDVAFYVDRAAAADLTRVATPWLLDEVQWTEELMVRAVVWLSLATGKGILKLTQRDYADHRLSSLVARHGSPGAVNGAVFNLLGAKIRGKSKLPHGRRVVCFSPHPDDDVISMGGILHKLVENANDMTVAYMTSGNIAVFDHEARRYVEFMRRMDAARGTGGEALRAFADRVLDSLARKRPGDVDIPEVQDLKRVIREAEAISGIEVMGLARRNARFLDLPFYQTGRVRKDPIGPADVAVVRALLEELRPEMIFVAGDLSDPHGTHRMCKEAIDRALDELRAAGGPVPEVWLYRGAWQEWPVTEATVLVPMSQEELRVKIQAIFKHQSQKDSAPFPGQDEREFWQRVEQRNKDTAHTLDRLGLAEYFAMEAYVVADAA from the coding sequence GTGACCGCCACGCAGCGCCCCGACGTCGTGTCCTTCCGCCCGCGCGCCGCGACGGCCCCCGCCGCCCCGGCCGGCCTCACCGCGCGCGAGCACATCCGGACCGTCATCGTCGACGACCACGACGACATCGCGCGCCTCGTCGCGGGCCGCATCGCCGACCTGATTCGCGAGCGCCGCGCCGAGGGGCGCCGCACTGTGTTAGGCCTCGCCACCGGCTCGACGCCGATCGGCGTCTACCGCGAGCTGATCCGCATGCACCGCGAGGAGGGGCTGAGCTTCGCCGACGTCGTGACGTTCAACCTCGACGAGTACTACCCGATGGCGAAGGACAGCCTCCACGCGTACCACCGGTACATGTGGGAGAACTTCTTCGACCACGTCGACGTCGACCCCGCCAACGTCCACCTCCCCGACGGCACCACGCCGCGCGACCGCCTCGACGAGGCGTGCCTGCAGTACGAGGCGGCGATCGCCGACGCGGGCGGGATCGACTTCCAGCTGTTGGGCATCGGCAAGACGGGGCACATCGGCTTCAACGAGCCCGGCTCCGGCGTGGAGAGCCGCACGCGCCTCGTGCACCTCGACCGCGTCACCCGGCTCGATGCGGCGGCCGACTTCTTCGGCGAGGAGTACGTGCCGCGCGAGGCGGTGACGATGGGCGTCGCGACGATCCTCGCCGCGCGCGAGATCGCCATCCTCGCCACCGGCGAGCACAAGGCGGCGATCGTGCGGCGCGCCGTCGAGGGCGAGGTCGACCTCGAGGTCGCGGCGACCTTCCTCCAGCGGCACCCGGACGTCGCCTTCTACGTCGACCGCGCCGCCGCGGCCGACCTCACGCGCGTCGCCACGCCGTGGCTCCTCGACGAGGTGCAGTGGACGGAGGAGCTGATGGTGCGCGCGGTCGTCTGGCTGTCGCTCGCGACGGGGAAGGGGATCCTCAAGCTCACGCAGCGCGACTACGCGGACCACCGCCTCTCGTCGCTCGTCGCGCGCCACGGGTCGCCGGGCGCGGTGAACGGCGCGGTGTTCAACCTGTTAGGCGCCAAGATCCGCGGCAAGAGCAAGCTGCCGCATGGCCGCCGCGTCGTCTGCTTCTCGCCGCACCCCGACGACGACGTGATCTCGATGGGCGGCATCCTGCACAAGCTCGTCGAGAACGCGAACGACATGACCGTGGCGTACATGACGAGCGGCAACATCGCCGTCTTCGACCACGAGGCGCGGCGCTACGTCGAGTTCATGCGCCGCATGGACGCGGCGCGCGGCACGGGGGGCGAGGCGCTGCGCGCGTTCGCCGACCGCGTGCTCGACTCGCTCGCGCGCAAGCGCCCGGGCGACGTCGACATCCCCGAGGTGCAGGACCTGAAGCGCGTCATCCGCGAGGCCGAGGCGATCAGCGGCATCGAGGTGATGGGGCTCGCGCGGAGGAACGCGCGCTTCCTCGACCTGCCCTTCTACCAGACGGGCCGGGTGCGCAAGGACCCGATCGGCCCGGCCGACGTGGCGGTCGTGCGCGCGCTCCTCGAAGAGCTGCGCCCCGAGATGATTTTCGTCGCCGGCGACCTCTCGGACCCGCACGGCACGCACCGCATGTGCAAGGAGGCGATCGACCGTGCGTTAGACGAGCTGCGCGCGGCCGGCGGCCCCGTCCCCGAGGTGTGGCTCTACCGCGGCGCGTGGCAGGAGTGGCCGGTGACCGAGGCCACGGTGCTCGTGCCGATGTCGCAGGAGGAGCTGCGCGTGAAGATCCAGGCGATCTTCAAGCACCAGTCGCAAAAGGACTCGGCGCCCTTCCCGGGGCAGGACGAGCGCGAGTTCTGGCAGCGCGTCGAGCAGCGCAACAAGGACACGGCGCACACGCTCGACCGGCTGGGGCTGGCCGAGTACTTCGCGATGGAGGCGTACGTGGTGGCGGATGCGGCGTAA
- a CDS encoding amidase: MNTRRQFLVHAPVGLAGALAACRGAGQPPATQPAPGTAGGPPAGGPPAGATPGAPPAFNTAPPVGPPVSTATFAEAEKLTQVQLTDAQRRMAADSWRTSMAPLLERRTGPKRVALDAGLAPATRWEPASIAGQPTGPARDHFVRSAADPGPVPASDADVAFAPLTRLSRWIETRRFTSERLTRIYLERIRRFDPKLRCVITLTPDVALAEARRADAEIAAGCYRGPLHGIPYGVKDLLDTAGIRTTYGAEPFRDRVPNADSAVVARLKAAGAVLVAKLSLGALALNDVWFGGQTMNPWLLEEGASGSSAGPGAATAAGLVGFSVGSETGGSIISPSMRCGVTGLRPTYGRVARTGAMTLAWSLDKLGPMTRGVEDAMLVLQAITGPDAGDAASVPSRLDFDAGAPVKGLRVGYVPAWMREAPATDVDRAALESVKTLGMVPTPVALPDWPYDSLNLILFAEAAAAFEELTLSGRADQLRAQVPDAWPNLFRESRFLSAVDFVQADRLRRMVAAEMARVMSEVDLLLVPSLRDEMLVISNNSGHPSLTLRTGFVRVGEARSDWAPDPAHPLPKFDPPRRVPHGVTLIGRLFDEGTIARVGLALERAAGVAGERPPSF; this comes from the coding sequence GTGAACACCCGCCGCCAGTTCCTCGTCCACGCCCCGGTCGGCCTCGCCGGCGCGCTCGCCGCGTGCCGCGGCGCCGGGCAGCCGCCCGCCACCCAGCCCGCGCCCGGCACCGCGGGCGGGCCGCCCGCCGGTGGGCCCCCCGCCGGCGCCACGCCCGGCGCGCCCCCGGCCTTCAACACCGCGCCGCCCGTCGGCCCGCCCGTGTCGACGGCGACGTTCGCCGAGGCGGAGAAGCTGACGCAGGTGCAGCTGACGGACGCGCAGCGGCGGATGGCGGCCGACAGCTGGCGCACGTCGATGGCCCCGCTGCTCGAGCGGCGCACGGGCCCGAAGCGGGTCGCGCTCGACGCCGGCCTCGCGCCCGCGACGCGCTGGGAGCCCGCGTCGATCGCGGGCCAGCCGACAGGCCCGGCGCGCGACCACTTCGTGCGCAGCGCCGCCGACCCCGGCCCCGTGCCGGCGAGCGACGCCGACGTCGCCTTCGCGCCGCTCACGCGGCTCTCGCGCTGGATCGAGACGCGCCGGTTCACCTCCGAGCGCCTCACGCGGATCTACCTCGAGCGGATCCGGCGCTTCGACCCGAAGCTCCGCTGCGTCATCACCCTCACGCCCGACGTCGCGCTCGCGGAGGCGCGCCGGGCGGACGCGGAGATCGCCGCGGGGTGCTACCGCGGCCCGCTGCACGGGATCCCGTACGGGGTGAAGGACCTGCTCGACACCGCGGGCATCCGCACGACCTACGGCGCCGAGCCGTTCCGGGACCGGGTGCCTAACGCGGACTCGGCGGTGGTGGCCCGGCTCAAGGCCGCCGGCGCGGTGCTCGTCGCCAAGCTGAGCCTCGGCGCGCTCGCCCTCAACGACGTCTGGTTCGGCGGCCAGACGATGAACCCCTGGCTGCTCGAGGAGGGCGCCTCGGGGTCGAGCGCGGGGCCGGGCGCGGCGACCGCGGCCGGGCTCGTCGGCTTCTCGGTCGGGAGCGAGACCGGGGGGAGCATCATCAGCCCGAGCATGCGCTGCGGCGTCACGGGGCTCCGCCCCACCTACGGTCGCGTCGCGCGCACCGGTGCGATGACCCTCGCCTGGTCGCTCGACAAGCTCGGGCCGATGACGCGAGGGGTCGAGGACGCGATGCTCGTACTGCAGGCCATCACGGGCCCCGACGCCGGCGACGCGGCGAGCGTGCCGAGCCGCCTCGACTTCGACGCCGGCGCGCCCGTCAAGGGTCTGCGCGTCGGCTACGTCCCCGCGTGGATGCGGGAGGCCCCCGCGACCGACGTCGACCGGGCGGCGCTGGAATCGGTGAAGACGTTAGGCATGGTCCCCACGCCGGTCGCCCTCCCCGACTGGCCCTACGACTCGCTCAACCTGATCCTCTTCGCCGAGGCGGCCGCGGCGTTCGAGGAGCTGACGCTCAGCGGGCGCGCGGACCAGCTCCGCGCGCAGGTGCCCGACGCGTGGCCCAACCTCTTCCGCGAGTCGCGCTTCCTCTCCGCCGTCGACTTCGTCCAGGCCGACCGCCTGCGCCGCATGGTGGCCGCCGAGATGGCGCGCGTGATGTCCGAGGTGGACCTGCTGCTCGTGCCGTCGCTCCGGGACGAGATGCTCGTCATCTCGAACAACTCCGGGCACCCGTCGCTCACGCTGCGCACCGGGTTCGTGCGGGTGGGCGAGGCGCGGAGCGACTGGGCGCCGGACCCGGCGCACCCGCTCCCCAAGTTCGACCCGCCGCGGCGGGTGCCGCACGGCGTGACGTTGATCGGGCGGCTGTTCGACGAGGGGACGATCGCGCGGGTGGGACTCGCGCTCGAACGGGCGGCCGGCGTTGCCGGGGAGCGGCCGCCGAGCTTCTGA